The region gaatataaaaacttacaaaaaaaaaatttttcaaTGGGAAAAGTTCGAGAAGGAAAAATGATAACATCAGGGCAACTTATATTCCCATGTAAGCAATAAAAGGAATTTACAATTGATACATTCTTATTATAGTTATAAGAGCTGCCACTAAATGGTATAATATTCTGACATTTATTTTGGGgatagtatatataatttaattttattatataatcttttttattatatttttttataaaattacaaGTATCATCTACATTCATAGTTAACACAAGAGGAGTCAATggcttttttctttcttcaatatctataaaaacatatttatcttcatatttcttttttgtttctaatatatttaacttCCTTAAACTTACTAATAGATcttttgtaaatatttcaaaatcaCTCAGTCTCGTAAAATCTGTATAATCATCTGTATAGATGGTTTCAATTTCATtcctttttaaataattcattatttttgtattatcttcaccttttttttttttctatctttttttttgttatgtTTGTGCaggtaattttttttgttatgtTTGTGCAGGTAATTCTCTATGTTATGTTTGCACATATGCTCCCCTGTATTTATAAGACCCATTAAAAAATCTGAACAAATTATActtactattattatttaatccttaattcattttaatatactCATTTCGATGCCTATTTATGGCTCTTTTCATTttccataaaatataacaatgcaataaaaatatttaactttaaacataaatcaactgaaataaattagttaaaaaataaagctaagtatataataatagctACAGgcacatacatatatattatagaatttttttataactttatttatttattcattcaTATTTCACAAATAGTTCGTAGTATTCctatcatcatttttatttaaatttaaacgtataaaaaaatatatatacattttatttactatTGGAAATATGACTTGTAATAAACAAAGGGTATAATCATATacaattaattatatttttttttttactaatattatactatatgtataaaataaaaaattatatatattatttttttctcttaattatttattagactacatttattttatataaaaacttGTATAGAAAAAGATAAGTTTAACCAAGATGAAAccacatacatatatatatgcatttttttatttgaaaatatcgtaaatacattttaataaaacgtgttttatatttgaacaaaaaaaattgttaaaaataaatcaataaAATGAGATGAAAAACattgaaaacaaaaaattgtgatatatgaatttaataaattgaTATAGTGTAATAAAAGAACATATAAatcacatatataaatagtaatatatacacaattAAGTCcaaaaaacaaagaaaTCTAGTGtacatattatttcatcatttatatgtataccataattttaaaaaataatttttaatagttTACTCATAAATTtacttatatttaaaatacactattacaatttttatattatatatacaaaattaagTTTTGTccttaaataatttatattattttataattcttCGATAATTATTTTGGATGTATTCTTCTGTATGCTTATGAATTATATGAAcaagtatataaatgttCGATATATAGATCAATAAGAATATAATAGTTACATTTAgggcatatatatttattattcccTAGCATATTCTGCATAAATATAgcttttatataattatcattttccaACACACCTTTgtaattttgtaaaaaaaaatgtattaatgatttattcgagttcattttttgataatataaacttTATCACTCATTTGTTAATATGATAATATGTTAAGATATAAAAGTAATGAAACcttccatatatatattcaatttGTTAGTCATAAATTCTCaggttttaaaaaaaattttaaataaaccttaaaaatattgtgtATTGATGCTATcaggaaaataaaataaataaaacaccTACAATATTACATTTCATAAAGTTGTTTATTTTGTGTAAAAAaactttaaatatattaattatcaTATTCCAGACaagaaaattaataaacGAAATATATCacacattattttttatatttataattaatagaactcaaatttaatttttataaaataattttctcgtaatgtttataattcttttaaattaatacataaaaacaaaaagaaaaatcaTTAATTTGTTCTCAACCttttctataaaaaatttatgaatatacataagtatacacatatttattaattcaaTGTGtctttatcttttttttatctctatatatacatgtttGTGTTTCCAACAcataataaacataaaagCATTTACCATTTATGTGGTATTACATgctataataatttaatttttatatatcatGTATAAGTTGCAAATAAAAAGAGAAGccaaattaattttaaaatatttattctcAATAATAACTCAGTTGtacattataataaatttattattaatttttttttcatatcataaatttttttttttttggagtGTGTAGGCTTATTTCTTGGTGATGAAATACATGCTATAAATCTCTATATTTActgttatttattttttttgcaaatAAACAGTTTTATATTGCCAAACAAGTTTTATTTcgttattttatatttttccatttaaaaaaaaaggtaaGCCTCATTCgattatgaaatatttcaaaaaatataaacaattgtcatatatatgttatggATATCCATCAtacatttgttttttacctttaatacaaaattataaacaaataaccAACGGGCtttatactatttttttgtcttttgtttttgtttatatatttccattgttaataataaattaaacaaataaatgaacttatttttttgtattaattttaaaaattgctagacaaattataaacaaaacATGTTGcaaattatcaaaaaaaaaaataaaaagaataaaaatattaaaaaatataattttatttaataattttatacaataaatgttaatttttcctttagttttttgttttcaaattattttaatttcaataattatatgcattttattttttaattaagaTAATGTCCTACtttttctttgtttttatatatatgcatataatatatagagGATTATAAGCCCGGTGccttaaaaatgtaaataaaaactctttacaaagaaataaaaaaacataacaTAATAAACGATAAgttgaaataataatatcaataaaacaaatagaaaaataacGTAATTCGTgatcataataaaaatcgaataataaattaagtAGAAATAGTcaaatagtaataaaatCGTAAAgccaataaataaaaataattgtaaaaCGAGGATTAcgtatttttatcattaaatttttataaaatccATACgacaatataaaatatttttattatcacaTAAATGAACcattttacaattttttatgaacattcataataatttatatttttttttcattatatatttgaaatattatagacCGGCATTTGTTTAAACAGAACTATACATCGTTTTGTTGTAATACAATAAAactataaatttttttataattaaataatattccaTCACATCCCatactttttttcattacaTGTTCCtctacatattttatttatcataaattTCGAGATAAATCATCTCACCATTTCGTCATCTCCCCTATTCTGCTATTCCGTGTCTCAAGCAgctatatacattttttttttttttttattcatttttacaTTGCTAAACTAGccataaaaaatggaaaataatCCGAATATTTCAGAAGTTGGTGGGGAAGATGACGGGAAATTGAGGTTTTTGATAGAAGGGAAAATGATGGAAACACAATATCCAGTCGATTTTATTAAACCTTTAAAAGGTGATATAAAAGCATtagattttttattatttgacatgttaaaaaataacttaCCTCCAAATTTGTACGAAATATTATGTACAATTCATGATTTATCCGAAAAATATAGTGAAAATCCAactaatgaaaattttgaattattaaaaaactgtgtatataatttaaaagatgAATATCTTGGAACAATTGTTAACGCCTTTGGTCATATGTGTGTATTATCAAACTTTGCTGAATGGGCTCATAGAGGAAGAAGAAGGAAAGCATTTGAAAAAACTTTTATTcctaatgataaaatatatggcGCTGTTTATGAAACATTAAGAGGaacatttaatatattaataaataacggaataaatataaatgatatttatGACCAAATATGTAATCAAACCATTGAGTTTGTTTTAACTACACATCCAACACAAGCTATTAGAACCTCActcttaaaaaattatatacagTTAGGGGAATTGTTACTAAAACTtgataatacaaataaagaattatataaaaaaaaattattgtgTGATAACCTAAAAgcttatttattatcatcttGGAAAACAGATGTAATTAGAAGAATCAAACCAACACCTATCGATGAAGCTATATCTTTACTAGATATAGTtgaaaattgtattttttacagAATACCAAACATTATTAGATATATAGATAATGTATTATTAGAATATAATATGCCTcctattaaattaaaatccaaaatatgtttattttcatcttgGGCAGGTGGAGATAGAGATGGAAATCCATTTGTTTTACCAGAAACGACACAATATGTTtgttatatgaataaaataagagGTTGTGAATTGTTTATTCCTATGATTGAAAAACTAATTAGAGATTTGACAATACATCAATGTACTgttcattttaaaaattatgttaaaaatttagaacataatatatctgatattatttttgataaagataaatatcgattaggaaaaaaatttcaGTGGTTTTCTCCATTTTcaaaatacaataaaaaagaaatatatagaagAGTGCTTTTAATTGTTctaacaaaattaaaaagtgttgtatatgtatataaagcACTAATATCTGGGGAATCTGTTGATCcagattttaaaaatttaatgtttAAAAGTACAGAAGAATTTGAAGAAATTTTATTAGAATGTTATAAAAGTCTTATTGAATCCGGAAATGCATTAATTGCAGAAGGATATTTAAAAGATGTTATCAGaaatgttaatatatttgggTTACATCTTATGAAGTTAGATATTAGACAAGAATCAGAAAAACATATACAAGcaatgaattatatatgtgaaaaattaaatataaaaaaatatgaattattaaatgaagaagaaagaataacatttttaacaGATATACTCGAATCAAATAGACCTATAATACCAAACAACATAGAACAAGAACCAGACGTACCTTcagattttttaaatattattaaaactTTTGATATGTGTTCAAAATTGGAAGAAAGTGCATTAGGAgcttatattatttcaatGTGTCAAAATGCTTCCgatattttattagtaGAGGTATTTCAAAcaagttttaaaaaaaatatacacagAAAAACACAACGTGTTGTACCATTATTAGAAACTATACAATCATTACAAATGTCATCTACTATCttagaaaatttaataaaaaataaatggtaTAGAAaccatttaaaaaataattttgataatattcaGGAAATAATGATAGGATATTCTGATTCAGGAAAAGATGGTGGCCGATTAACTTCTGCATGGGAATTATTTAAAGCACAAGAAAAGCTAGTACAAATCGGggcaaaatattttatagaaaTTCGATTTTTTCATGGTCGAGGTGGTAGCGTTAGTCGAGGTGGTGGACCTCAACATTTAGCAATTTTATCTCAGCCAAttaatacaataaaaaattatataagaaTAACTATACAAGGAGAAGTTATTACACAAGATTTTGGATTGAAAGGTATGGCATTAAGATCTGTTGAAACATATATTAGTGCACTTTTAAAATGTTCtttactaaaaaataaagtttcAATAAAACAAGAATGGAGAGATCTTATGGATGATATTAGTGAACTAACCACTAAAGAATACAGAAAGATTGTTTATGAAAATCCCgattttgttaaatatttcCGATTTGCAACTCCTGAAATAGAAATCggaaaattaaatttaggATCAAGACCatcaaaaagaaaaaaaggaaatgtAGAATCATTAAGAGCTATTCCTTGGGTTTTTTCATGGACTCAAAATAGAATGCATCTATCTGTTTGGTTAGGAATCGaagaaatatatcaatacgttatgaataataataaattacaaATTTTACAAGATATGTATACAAATTGGCCTTTTTGTACAagcttttttaatttaattagtATGGTTATGGCTAAAGctagtataaaaatagcagaagaatatgatattttagttccaaataatttaaaatatataggaGTACAATTACGTGAAAAACTGAAAAAATCAATGCAATTGACTTTACTTGTTACCAATGAACAAAACTTTTGTGATAATGATCAAATAACAAAAAGGTCTATTGAAACTAGAACTAAATGGGTTACTGTTTGTAATTTAATTCAAATACAAGCTCTCAAACGGTTAAGAGACAAAGAAGGAAACACACATCTTGATcctaataatattaatttttctaaacatgataataatatgacaTTAAAAGTATCTAAAGATAAGTCACTTTTAAATCAAatttcaataaaaaatgaagaaataaataaagatgatgataataatataaatgatggACGTACAAATAATtccacaaaaaaatatgatactGAATctattttaacaaaatcAGGTTCATATGATAAGCAcgaatatttaaaagataaCTCCTATACAAATAgtagtattattattgatTCACATTTaagtagaaaaaaaagtaaattaataaaaaatccGAAATTCGAGCctcttttaaattattcatCTCCATGTTTGCATAGtgattttgaaaattatgGATTTTATGATGATTATATAGGGTTAgaacataataaatatgataaaattatcTCAAAAACTGATTATTCTAATTATGATGAAACTTCAAAAACATACATAGattatatttctattaACGATGCTTTAATTGTATCTATAAAGGCAATTGCAGCGGGTATGCAAAATACCGGATAACTCATATTACATTTTCTGATTtgatacatatattatatactatatctatatttacacatttatataatactaCATCCATATATGTTTACTCTCTTTTTtgtcatatatatttttttatgtactAACCAATgtatttctatatatataacggtttcacaaaattaataaaattttattcaaGTGGTGtatgaaatatatgaacaaattCCATATTATTGAGTTTTCGCTGTATAGagaaatatatcatttatttcaccaatgtaacaaaatattaaaaaaaaactaaataaaaaaattaaaaataaaatataaataaataataagtaGCATATGTTTAACTAAAAACGTATTTAACGActtcagaaaaaaaaaattaacgCCTTTAGGTTATTTCTCTTTTGTCGACACAGTTAAACGCATATGCTtgctaattttttttatttttatgaaaaattttaacATGTTCATATCAAGAAGCtagttattatttatatttttattatattttatcattatttatttatattttatttttatgttttgtATCCTTCTTAACTCTTTGATTGGTTTCctaaaatgaaaatgctTAATGATGATCTATgataatggaaaaaataaatttaacgAACGGCTCTTGAATGAATTCGAAAATCTTAAGGGTTATGGGACAATTCGCGATGTATTGTCACATCGcttaaaaaacaaatacaaggaaggaaaaataaacataaataaatatctatataaattaattgaatcgaaatatgtaaataaaattttttgtgaattatttcttaacaaaaaatgcgcaaaaaaatttgaaaataatagtaacaTATTTTCTCCATATTgggtaaaaaaaattgttcaAATCAAAAAGGAAACCAATGAACAAAAAGAAgtagaaataaatatagaaaatgaaaaaccAAATAATCCAGTTTTACTCTACCACGATATCAAAACAGATACGACATACTTTTATACTAGCGaaggaaataatttttatatttttttcaaaattaatcattatataaataaggaGCTATTTTATACCAATACAAATAAGTATATACCAtctattttcatatatttttatgatattaataaaatagagAAGAATGCATTTCCCattcaattttataatcAAGCCCAAATTGGGTCTTCTGTGAATTACCAACTACTTTTAAccaaatattatgaaacaTACaatcattataaaaaagaaattaatattttttttaaaaattctaatattttaattaaaaaaaataaaaaagaaataccaataaataatacaagTGTGGAAGAGGAAAAACagaaaaatcaaaattacataaaaaaaaatattaatgaacAACCAACTAAAATATGTACAGACAGGCTTTTTATAAAagatcaaaaaaaaaaaaaaaatatgtacacACAATCTCAATCaatgacaaaaaaaattgttgataattatgttttactaacaaattatgaaaatcaTAATGAAATGgcatattttgattttatcaacatatttgaaaatactttctataaatataatataattcattCTAATTTTGAACATAGTTTAGAGAAactaaatttttttgatagaAAGTGGAATGATAAAActtatgatgaaaaaatagaCATTTATGTTAACTTCAAAGGGAAATATAAAAGCGATGGAAGTAATAAATTGAGTgatacaaataatttttatgataatttaaaaaattataaaatacaG is a window of Plasmodium berghei ANKA genome assembly, chromosome: 10 DNA encoding:
- a CDS encoding phosphoenolpyruvate carboxylase, producing the protein MENNPNISEVGGEDDGKLRFLIEGKMMETQYPVDFIKPLKGDIKALDFLLFDMLKNNLPPNLYEILCTIHDLSEKYSENPTNENFELLKNCVYNLKDEYLGTIVNAFGHMCVLSNFAEWAHRGRRRKAFEKTFIPNDKIYGAVYETLRGTFNILINNGININDIYDQICNQTIEFVLTTHPTQAIRTSLLKNYIQLGELLLKLDNTNKELYKKKLLCDNLKAYLLSSWKTDVIRRIKPTPIDEAISLLDIVENCIFYRIPNIIRYIDNVLLEYNMPPIKLKSKICLFSSWAGGDRDGNPFVLPETTQYVCYMNKIRGCELFIPMIEKLIRDLTIHQCTVHFKNYVKNLEHNISDIIFDKDKYRLGKKFQWFSPFSKYNKKEIYRRVLLIVLTKLKSVVYVYKALISGESVDPDFKNLMFKSTEEFEEILLECYKSLIESGNALIAEGYLKDVIRNVNIFGLHLMKLDIRQESEKHIQAMNYICEKLNIKKYELLNEEERITFLTDILESNRPIIPNNIEQEPDVPSDFLNIIKTFDMCSKLEESALGAYIISMCQNASDILLVEVFQTSFKKNIHRKTQRVVPLLETIQSLQMSSTILENLIKNKWYRNHLKNNFDNIQEIMIGYSDSGKDGGRLTSAWELFKAQEKLVQIGAKYFIEIRFFHGRGGSVSRGGGPQHLAILSQPINTIKNYIRITIQGEVITQDFGLKGMALRSVETYISALLKCSLLKNKVSIKQEWRDLMDDISELTTKEYRKIVYENPDFVKYFRFATPEIEIGKLNLGSRPSKRKKGNVESLRAIPWVFSWTQNRMHLSVWLGIEEIYQYVMNNNKLQILQDMYTNWPFCTSFFNLISMVMAKASIKIAEEYDILVPNNLKYIGVQLREKLKKSMQLTLLVTNEQNFCDNDQITKRSIETRTKWVTVCNLIQIQALKRLRDKEGNTHLDPNNINFSKHDNNMTLKVSKDKSLLNQISIKNEEINKDDDNNINDGRTNNSTKKYDTESILTKSGSYDKHEYLKDNSYTNSSIIIDSHLSRKKSKLIKNPKFEPLLNYSSPCLHSDFENYGFYDDYIGLEHNKYDKIISKTDYSNYDETSKTYIDYISINDALIVSIKAIAAGMQNTG